One window from the genome of Candidatus Didemnitutus sp. encodes:
- a CDS encoding ABC transporter ATP-binding protein, translated as MSSLAPAVRIERLTKSYAGDWRGRTQRALDSVTLHVARGTICALVGANGSGKSTTLKICAGLAHATSGSCEVDGRKPAVAAREGRVAYLPEETILPDFVAASEFLASLAMIGGCSRREAREAAARALAQVGLSALAERAAAQLSKGQRQRLGLAQALLRDPAVLLLDEPTSGLDVRAQVEVRSLLVAQRAAGRTVVLSSHDAPHLEELCDRFVVLERGRLVFEGDRAAVAARGGLEQIQLEASEA; from the coding sequence ATGTCCTCCCTCGCGCCCGCCGTGCGGATCGAGCGGCTGACCAAAAGCTACGCCGGGGATTGGCGCGGCCGGACACAGCGGGCGCTCGACAGCGTGACGCTGCACGTGGCGCGCGGCACGATCTGTGCGCTGGTCGGCGCGAACGGCTCGGGCAAGAGCACGACGCTGAAGATTTGCGCGGGTCTGGCCCACGCGACGAGCGGCAGTTGCGAGGTCGATGGGCGCAAGCCCGCCGTGGCCGCGCGCGAGGGACGTGTCGCCTATTTGCCGGAGGAAACGATTTTGCCGGACTTCGTCGCGGCGTCGGAGTTCCTCGCGAGCTTGGCAATGATCGGCGGTTGCAGTCGGCGCGAGGCGAGAGAGGCGGCGGCACGTGCGCTCGCGCAAGTGGGACTGTCCGCGCTGGCCGAGCGCGCGGCGGCGCAACTTTCCAAGGGACAGCGCCAGCGGCTCGGACTTGCGCAGGCGCTGCTGCGCGATCCGGCGGTGCTGCTGCTCGACGAGCCGACGTCGGGCTTGGATGTGCGGGCGCAAGTCGAGGTGCGATCCCTGCTCGTCGCGCAGCGGGCGGCCGGGCGCACGGTCGTGCTGAGCTCGCACGACGCGCCGCACTTGGAGGAGCTGTGCGACCGATTCGTCGTGTTGGAGCGCGGACGGCTCGTGTTTGAGGGAGACCGTGCGGCGGTGGCGGCGCGCGGCGGACTGGAGCAAATCCAACTGGAGGCGAGCGAAGCATGA
- a CDS encoding xanthine dehydrogenase family protein molybdopterin-binding subunit, protein MKPHPTQSSSNDGSPRPPGAGEPVRGAAGLPTEFTRRDFLRVTALAGGGFALGLSFVPDVLAQPAQALDNTARAFTPNPFIRITPDNVITIVAKNPEIGQGIKTSLPMIVAEELEVDFSKIVIEQAPLNPQLGAQFAGGSLSTPQNYDLLRKAGATARTMLIEAAAQTWNVPASELTAEKGTVVHRASGRRLTYGELATKAATLPLPDEGTIKLKEPDEFTLLGSRVGGVDNPAIVTGQPLFGLDQKVAGMRYAVFEKCPVFGGKVVSANLDQIKAMPGVRDAFVLEGGGNYAGLLSGVAILADSTWAAFKARTALRVTWDEGSGANQSSNAFDARAAELAAQPGQVLRNEGDVAAAFAGAAKVVEAKYVYPYLHHATLEPMNAMAWPTPDGGMEILAPTQTPGGAQDLVANTLKIPKEKIKVRFTRIGGGFGRRLANDYVVEAAAIAQKAGAPVKLTWTREQDTQHGLYRPCGWHHFKGAVDAQGKLVAWQDRFVTVGLNSDKEPGSSARMSPSEFPSRFVPNFRLEQAIVNTNVPTGPLRAPGSNALGFVIQCFIDELAHAAGRDQVQFRLDLLGDKIQPGLDARSLPYDAPRMAHVLRTVAEKAGWGKKLPRGTGQGVAFFFSHRGYFAEVAEVTVAPDGTLKVPRVTVVGDVGPIMNLSGAENQVQGSVIDALGAAWLQEVTLDRGRITQANFDTYPLLRVNDAPTAVDVHFIQSKNPPTGLGEPGYPPLPPAVCNAIFAATGKRVRSLPLTKQDLRWS, encoded by the coding sequence ATGAAACCTCACCCGACTCAGTCCTCGTCCAACGATGGTAGCCCGCGTCCTCCGGGCGCGGGTGAACCCGTCCGCGGTGCGGCCGGGCTACCCACCGAATTCACGCGTCGCGACTTCCTCCGTGTCACCGCGCTCGCCGGCGGCGGCTTCGCCCTCGGACTCTCCTTCGTGCCCGACGTCCTCGCCCAGCCCGCGCAGGCGCTCGACAATACCGCGCGCGCCTTCACGCCGAATCCGTTCATCCGCATCACGCCGGACAACGTCATCACCATCGTCGCGAAGAACCCCGAGATCGGCCAAGGCATCAAGACCTCGCTGCCGATGATCGTGGCGGAGGAACTCGAGGTCGACTTCAGCAAAATCGTCATCGAGCAGGCGCCGCTCAATCCGCAGCTCGGCGCACAATTCGCCGGCGGCTCGCTCTCCACGCCGCAGAATTACGACCTCCTCCGCAAAGCCGGCGCCACCGCGCGCACGATGCTCATCGAGGCCGCCGCGCAGACGTGGAACGTTCCCGCTTCCGAACTCACCGCGGAGAAAGGCACCGTCGTCCACCGCGCGTCCGGTCGTCGCCTCACCTACGGCGAGCTCGCCACCAAAGCCGCCACGCTCCCGCTCCCCGACGAGGGCACGATCAAACTGAAGGAGCCCGACGAATTCACGCTGCTCGGTTCGCGCGTCGGCGGCGTCGATAATCCCGCGATCGTCACCGGCCAGCCGCTCTTCGGCCTCGACCAGAAAGTCGCCGGCATGCGCTACGCCGTCTTCGAGAAATGCCCCGTTTTCGGCGGCAAAGTCGTCTCCGCCAACCTCGACCAGATCAAAGCCATGCCGGGCGTGCGCGACGCGTTCGTGCTCGAGGGCGGCGGCAACTACGCCGGGTTGCTCTCCGGCGTCGCCATTCTCGCCGACTCGACGTGGGCCGCCTTCAAGGCCCGCACCGCCTTGCGCGTGACGTGGGACGAAGGCTCCGGCGCCAACCAAAGCTCCAACGCATTCGATGCCCGCGCGGCCGAACTCGCCGCACAACCCGGGCAGGTTCTCCGCAACGAAGGCGACGTCGCCGCGGCGTTCGCGGGCGCCGCCAAGGTCGTGGAAGCGAAATACGTCTATCCCTACCTCCACCACGCGACGCTCGAGCCGATGAACGCCATGGCGTGGCCGACCCCGGACGGAGGCATGGAGATTCTCGCCCCGACGCAGACCCCCGGCGGCGCGCAGGATCTCGTGGCGAACACGCTCAAGATTCCGAAGGAAAAAATCAAAGTCCGCTTCACGCGCATCGGCGGCGGCTTCGGCCGTCGCCTCGCCAACGACTACGTCGTCGAAGCAGCCGCCATTGCCCAGAAGGCCGGCGCGCCTGTGAAACTCACCTGGACCCGCGAGCAGGACACGCAACACGGCCTCTACCGGCCGTGCGGCTGGCACCATTTCAAGGGTGCCGTCGACGCGCAGGGCAAGCTCGTGGCGTGGCAGGATCGTTTCGTCACCGTCGGACTCAACTCCGACAAGGAGCCCGGCAGCAGCGCGCGCATGAGCCCGTCGGAATTTCCGAGCCGCTTCGTGCCGAACTTCCGCCTCGAGCAGGCGATCGTGAACACGAACGTCCCCACCGGACCGCTCCGCGCGCCCGGCAGCAACGCACTCGGCTTCGTCATCCAGTGCTTCATCGACGAACTCGCCCACGCCGCCGGCCGCGATCAAGTCCAGTTCCGCCTCGATTTGCTCGGCGACAAGATCCAACCCGGCCTCGACGCCCGCAGCCTCCCCTACGACGCCCCGCGCATGGCCCACGTCCTCCGCACGGTCGCCGAGAAAGCCGGCTGGGGCAAAAAACTCCCGCGCGGCACGGGCCAGGGCGTGGCGTTCTTCTTCAGTCACCGCGGCTATTTTGCCGAGGTCGCCGAAGTCACGGTCGCACCCGACGGCACACTCAAGGTCCCGCGCGTCACCGTCGTCGGCGATGTCGGCCCGATCATGAATCTGAGCGGCGCCGAAAACCAGGTGCAGGGCTCCGTCATCGACGCGCTCGGCGCCGCCTGGCTCCAGGAAGTCACGCTCGATCGCGGCCGCATCACGCAGGCGAACTTCGACACTTACCCGTTGCTGCGGGTCAACGATGCGCCGACCGCCGTCGACGTGCATTTCATCCAGAGCAAGAATCCGCCCACCGGCCTCGGCGAGCCCGGCTACCCGCCGCTCCCGCCCGCCGTGTGCAACGCGATCTTCGCCGCCACCGGCAAACGCGTCCGCTCGCTCCCGCTCACGAAGCAGGATTTGCGCTGGAGCTGA
- a CDS encoding isochorismate synthase — protein MTILPINPTTNSTPEALRAFLGDCAERARVAGRPQLVSISVAVESLDPLAVLESIFEESEPHFYIERPGSGFAVAGAEAVLSFEAHGPSRFAAAKEFIAQTLSQTIAVGPLDEVFAGPHFFVAAGFADEAAGGAPFPALRVFVPRWQVSRRGDGSVAVANLVITPELPLDLVTAKVAKAHAKFRSFDYSSARNRERPSAPKQIEEIGGAGAYQRAVAAGLEGIARGDYEKIVLARAQRLTTAEPFHPLGVLNHLRQRYAGCYAFSVANGRGQSFIGASPERLVRVTEGRMHTEALAGSAPRGKSASEDAALARALAQDDKELREHRFVIAAIGRRLADLGIQLEHAAQPRLLGLANVQHLHTPISATLPAEVHILDLVARLHPTPAVGGTPRERAVPAIAQLEPFARGLYAGTCGWVDHRGGGEFFVGLRSALVDGCTATAYAGAGIVAGSDPEKEFAETELKFRALIEALTES, from the coding sequence ATGACTATTCTCCCGATTAACCCCACGACGAACTCCACCCCGGAGGCGCTGCGGGCTTTCTTGGGCGACTGTGCCGAGCGCGCGCGCGTCGCCGGTCGGCCGCAGCTCGTGAGCATCAGCGTGGCGGTCGAGAGCCTCGATCCGCTCGCTGTGCTCGAATCGATCTTCGAGGAGAGCGAGCCGCATTTCTACATCGAGCGCCCCGGCTCGGGTTTCGCCGTGGCCGGTGCGGAGGCGGTGCTGTCGTTCGAAGCGCACGGCCCGTCGCGTTTCGCGGCGGCCAAGGAATTCATTGCGCAAACGCTCTCGCAGACGATTGCCGTTGGCCCGCTCGATGAGGTGTTCGCGGGACCGCATTTCTTCGTCGCGGCCGGTTTCGCCGACGAGGCGGCGGGCGGGGCGCCGTTTCCGGCCTTGCGGGTGTTCGTGCCGCGCTGGCAGGTGTCGCGGCGTGGGGATGGCTCGGTCGCGGTGGCCAACCTCGTCATCACACCCGAGCTGCCGCTCGACCTCGTCACGGCCAAGGTTGCGAAGGCGCACGCGAAGTTCCGGTCGTTCGACTATTCCTCGGCCCGCAACCGCGAACGTCCGTCCGCGCCGAAACAGATCGAGGAAATTGGCGGCGCCGGCGCTTATCAGCGCGCGGTCGCGGCCGGGCTCGAAGGCATCGCGCGCGGCGACTACGAGAAGATCGTGCTGGCGCGCGCGCAGCGGCTGACGACCGCCGAGCCGTTTCATCCGCTCGGCGTATTGAATCATCTGCGCCAGCGTTATGCGGGCTGCTACGCCTTCTCGGTCGCGAATGGCCGTGGGCAAAGTTTCATCGGCGCCTCGCCGGAGCGGCTCGTGCGCGTGACCGAGGGCCGCATGCACACCGAAGCGCTCGCGGGCTCGGCACCGCGCGGTAAATCCGCCAGCGAAGATGCCGCGCTGGCCCGGGCGCTGGCGCAGGACGACAAGGAGCTGCGCGAGCACCGCTTCGTCATCGCCGCGATCGGACGCCGCTTGGCCGACCTTGGCATCCAGCTGGAACATGCCGCGCAGCCGCGCCTGCTCGGCCTGGCCAACGTCCAGCACCTGCACACGCCGATCAGCGCGACGCTGCCCGCAGAGGTGCACATTCTCGATCTCGTGGCTCGCCTGCATCCGACGCCGGCGGTCGGAGGCACGCCGCGCGAGCGCGCCGTGCCGGCCATCGCGCAGCTGGAGCCGTTCGCGCGCGGGCTCTACGCGGGCACCTGCGGCTGGGTCGATCATCGCGGCGGCGGCGAGTTCTTCGTCGGCCTGCGCTCGGCGCTGGTCGATGGCTGCACAGCGACGGCTTATGCCGGTGCCGGCATCGTGGCTGGTTCCGATCCGGAGAAGGAGTTCGCCGAAACCGAGCTGAAGTTCCGCGCCCTGATCGAGGCTCTGACGGAAAGTTAA
- a CDS encoding 1,4-dihydroxy-2-naphthoate polyprenyltransferase, whose protein sequence is MAVAAKVWLEAARPKTLPAAVIPVLVGTAFAAAAHTASVGRAAICLVFSLLVQIGTNFANDYFDFVQGADTHERVGPRRAVAAGLVSPRTMLLATTIVLAAAFAVGLLLVAEGGWILLPIGIVSIVCAIAYTGGPYPLGYNGLGDLFVFIFFGLVAVGATFYVQAHTITAPVMLAAGAVGLLAANILVANNYRDVETDAKAGKRTLVVRFGRKFAFWQYALSALAALLSAPALMWVGWRWPVLLPLVLAPWAMRLTHRLGSSGDPHEQIAVLADTAKFLAAFGVLLSIGVVWGAP, encoded by the coding sequence ATGGCCGTGGCCGCGAAAGTCTGGCTCGAAGCGGCGCGCCCGAAAACCCTGCCGGCGGCCGTGATTCCGGTGCTCGTCGGCACGGCGTTCGCTGCGGCCGCGCACACGGCGAGCGTCGGGCGGGCAGCGATCTGCCTCGTGTTTTCGCTCCTCGTGCAGATCGGCACGAACTTCGCGAACGACTACTTCGATTTCGTGCAAGGCGCCGACACGCACGAGCGCGTCGGTCCGCGCCGCGCCGTGGCGGCGGGTCTGGTGTCGCCGCGCACGATGCTGCTCGCGACCACGATCGTGCTGGCGGCGGCGTTCGCCGTCGGGCTGCTGCTCGTGGCGGAAGGCGGCTGGATTCTTTTGCCGATCGGCATCGTGAGCATCGTCTGCGCGATCGCCTATACGGGCGGGCCGTATCCGCTCGGCTACAACGGACTCGGCGATCTGTTCGTGTTCATCTTCTTCGGTCTCGTGGCGGTCGGTGCGACGTTCTACGTGCAGGCCCACACGATCACGGCGCCGGTGATGCTGGCGGCTGGAGCGGTCGGTTTGCTGGCGGCGAACATTCTCGTCGCGAACAATTATCGCGACGTCGAAACCGACGCGAAGGCGGGCAAGCGCACGCTGGTCGTGCGTTTCGGCCGGAAGTTCGCGTTCTGGCAATACGCGCTGTCGGCGCTCGCGGCCTTGTTGAGCGCGCCAGCGTTGATGTGGGTCGGCTGGCGCTGGCCGGTGCTGCTGCCATTGGTGCTCGCGCCCTGGGCGATGCGGTTGACGCATCGGCTCGGGAGTTCGGGCGATCCGCACGAACAGATCGCGGTGCTCGCGGATACGGCGAAATTCCTCGCGGCCTTCGGCGTGCTGCTGAGCATCGGTGTCGTCTGGGGCGCGCCCTGA
- the uvrB gene encoding excinuclease ABC subunit UvrB yields MPLFKLHAEYQPTGDQPQAIEKLVASLRAGNRDQTLLGVTGSGKTFTMANVIAQLDRPTLIISHNKTLAAQLYSEFKNFFPENAVEYFVSYYDYYQPEAYVPSSDTYIEKDSSINEEIERMRIATTSSLVSRRDVIVVASVSCIYGLGSPEEFSEMRIQIRRGEEMGRQKFLERLVDNLYERNDYELKRGMFRVRGDVVDVMPAYLEHGLRVEFFGDEIEALTEFEPVSGAVLRKIDQFDLYPANQYVTSRGRLEGAISGIKRELTERVALFEREQKFLEAQRIKMRTTYDLEMLQEMGFCNGIENYSLHLTGRKPGERPFCLIDFFPKDFLTFIDESHVTVSQIGGMYAGDIARKQTLVNFGFRLPSALDNRPQAFPEFQQITGQTLYVSATPAKFEMERSAVVAEQVIRPTGLLDPEISLRSTKGQVEDLIGEIRRAVEQGERVLVTTLTKRLSEDITSYLRDAKIRVEYLHSDIDALERVEILRNLRQGNFDVLVGINLLREGLDLPEVALVAILDADKEGFLRSETSLLQTAGRAARHEKGRVIFYADVITESIRRTIDETKRRREKQMAYNAVHGITPRSVKRAAQASLHVYDGTGADRNAAAVAESVDDVAAVIAELEDEMQEAANRLEFERAALLRDQIATLKSGGAVKVAPSSTRGGYGKPKRKSLR; encoded by the coding sequence ATGCCCTTGTTCAAACTGCACGCCGAATACCAACCGACCGGCGACCAGCCGCAGGCGATCGAGAAGCTCGTCGCGTCGCTGCGCGCGGGCAATCGCGATCAGACGCTGCTCGGCGTCACGGGCTCGGGCAAGACGTTCACGATGGCGAACGTCATCGCGCAGCTCGACCGACCGACACTGATCATCTCGCACAACAAGACGCTGGCGGCGCAGCTCTACTCGGAATTCAAGAATTTCTTCCCGGAGAACGCGGTCGAATACTTCGTCAGCTACTACGATTACTACCAGCCCGAGGCCTACGTGCCGTCGAGCGACACCTACATCGAAAAGGATTCGTCGATCAACGAGGAGATCGAGCGCATGCGCATCGCGACGACGAGTTCGCTCGTGAGCCGGCGCGATGTGATCGTGGTGGCGAGCGTCTCGTGCATCTACGGCCTCGGTTCGCCCGAGGAGTTTTCGGAGATGCGCATCCAGATCCGGCGCGGCGAGGAAATGGGGCGGCAGAAATTCCTCGAGCGACTGGTGGACAATCTCTACGAGCGGAACGACTACGAGCTGAAGCGCGGCATGTTTCGCGTGCGCGGCGACGTGGTGGACGTCATGCCCGCCTATCTCGAGCACGGTTTGCGCGTGGAGTTCTTCGGCGACGAGATCGAGGCGCTGACGGAATTCGAGCCGGTGAGCGGCGCCGTGCTGCGCAAGATCGACCAATTCGATCTCTACCCGGCCAACCAATACGTCACCTCGCGCGGCCGGCTCGAGGGCGCGATCAGCGGCATCAAGCGCGAGCTGACGGAGCGCGTGGCGCTCTTCGAGCGCGAACAGAAATTCCTCGAGGCGCAGCGCATCAAGATGCGCACGACCTACGACCTCGAGATGCTGCAGGAAATGGGGTTTTGCAACGGCATCGAAAACTACTCGCTGCACCTCACCGGCCGAAAGCCCGGCGAGCGGCCGTTCTGCCTGATCGACTTTTTCCCGAAGGATTTTCTGACGTTCATCGACGAGAGCCACGTGACCGTCTCACAGATCGGCGGCATGTATGCGGGTGACATCGCGCGCAAGCAGACGCTGGTGAACTTCGGTTTCCGCCTGCCATCGGCCCTCGACAACCGGCCGCAGGCTTTCCCGGAGTTTCAGCAGATCACCGGGCAGACGCTCTACGTGTCGGCGACGCCGGCGAAGTTTGAGATGGAGCGCTCCGCGGTCGTCGCGGAGCAGGTGATTCGTCCGACCGGCCTGCTCGATCCGGAAATTTCGCTCCGCTCGACGAAAGGGCAGGTCGAGGACCTGATCGGCGAAATCCGCCGCGCGGTGGAGCAGGGTGAGCGCGTGCTCGTCACCACGCTGACCAAGCGGCTCTCCGAGGACATCACGAGCTACCTGCGCGATGCGAAGATCCGCGTGGAGTATCTGCACTCCGACATCGACGCCCTCGAACGCGTGGAAATCCTGCGCAATCTCCGCCAGGGCAACTTCGACGTGCTCGTCGGCATCAATTTGCTCCGCGAGGGGCTCGACCTCCCGGAGGTCGCGCTGGTCGCGATCCTCGACGCCGACAAGGAAGGCTTCCTGCGCAGCGAAACGAGCCTGCTCCAAACCGCCGGCCGTGCCGCGCGCCACGAGAAGGGGCGGGTGATCTTCTACGCCGACGTCATCACGGAATCGATTCGCCGCACGATCGACGAGACGAAGCGCCGCCGCGAAAAACAGATGGCCTACAACGCCGTGCACGGCATCACGCCGCGCAGCGTGAAACGCGCCGCGCAGGCCAGTTTGCACGTCTACGACGGCACTGGAGCGGATCGCAACGCGGCCGCCGTGGCCGAGAGCGTCGACGATGTCGCGGCGGTCATCGCGGAGCTCGAGGACGAGATGCAGGAAGCGGCGAACCGACTCGAGTTCGAGCGGGCGGCGTTGCTGCGCGATCAGATCGCGACGTTGAAGTCGGGCGGCGCGGTGAAGGTTGCGCCGTCATCAACGCGCGGTGGCTACGGAAAACCGAAGAGGAAGTCGCTGCGCTAG
- the menD gene encoding 2-succinyl-5-enolpyruvyl-6-hydroxy-3-cyclohexene-1-carboxylic-acid synthase: protein MLGLVNYWCSFVSIRGFKTVVQKLALDFRNVNSLWGSVLVETLARLGVRQAVISPGSRSTPLTVQFAAHPAFEAIPVLDERSAAFFALGLARQSHRPVVLLCTSGTAGANYFPAIIEARESGVPLIVITADRPPEMRECRSGQTIDQQKLFGGYVNFYHELCVPEASVAMLRYLRQTVTHAVERSQWPVGGPVHLNAPFRDPLPPVKDESAEALKGGIGEKFFAHLEAPAAAATADKAVSLGGRGVIVAGQLRVTDAAAYARVVGKLAKRLGWPVLADALSPLRNFAALVPGLITRYDVIARSAEWAKELQPSHVVCLHDWPTSKPLRQWLQAGDVPVTFVTTRTDNPDALHSATRVVRSDVASFVAKVRARPASRDWARRWSELERRVEGRLRRGLAEAEGIFEGQAMALLPRALPKDATVMFANSMPVRDAEYLWPANDCGHAVHCNRGANGIDGTLSTAIGLAHRGAPTVLVTGDLALLHDTNGFLLARELRGSLTVVLINNDGGGIFGHLPVAQFEPPFERFFATPQSVDFAKLCATYGVGHTLVRDWRHFERLLAKLPSRGVRVLEVRTDRKRDAATRKALFAAAAR from the coding sequence ATGCTCGGCCTCGTGAATTATTGGTGTTCATTCGTGTCCATTCGTGGTTTCAAAACAGTCGTGCAGAAGCTCGCTCTCGATTTCCGCAATGTGAATTCGCTCTGGGGCAGCGTGCTGGTCGAGACGCTGGCGCGGCTCGGCGTGCGGCAGGCGGTGATCTCGCCCGGCTCGCGCTCGACGCCGCTTACGGTGCAATTCGCGGCGCATCCCGCGTTCGAGGCGATCCCGGTGCTCGACGAGCGCTCGGCGGCGTTCTTCGCCCTGGGGCTGGCGCGGCAATCGCATCGTCCGGTCGTGCTCCTGTGCACGAGCGGCACGGCGGGCGCCAACTACTTCCCGGCGATCATCGAGGCGCGCGAGAGCGGCGTGCCACTCATCGTGATCACGGCGGATCGTCCGCCGGAGATGCGCGAGTGTCGCTCAGGGCAGACGATTGACCAGCAGAAGTTGTTCGGCGGCTACGTGAATTTCTACCACGAGCTGTGCGTGCCGGAGGCGAGCGTGGCGATGCTGCGCTACTTGCGGCAGACGGTGACGCACGCTGTCGAACGTTCGCAGTGGCCGGTAGGTGGGCCGGTGCACTTGAACGCGCCGTTCCGCGATCCGTTGCCGCCGGTCAAGGATGAAAGCGCGGAAGCACTGAAGGGCGGAATCGGGGAGAAGTTTTTCGCGCATCTCGAGGCGCCGGCGGCAGCCGCGACGGCCGACAAGGCGGTCTCGCTTGGTGGACGCGGCGTGATCGTCGCCGGGCAGTTGCGTGTGACGGACGCGGCGGCTTACGCGCGAGTGGTCGGCAAGCTGGCGAAGCGACTGGGCTGGCCGGTGCTGGCGGACGCGCTGTCGCCGCTGCGGAATTTCGCGGCGCTGGTGCCCGGATTGATCACGCGCTACGACGTCATCGCGCGCTCGGCGGAATGGGCGAAGGAATTGCAACCATCGCACGTGGTCTGCCTGCACGACTGGCCGACGAGCAAACCGCTGCGGCAATGGCTGCAGGCGGGCGATGTGCCCGTGACCTTCGTGACGACGCGCACCGACAATCCCGATGCTCTGCACAGTGCGACCCGCGTGGTTCGCTCGGACGTGGCGAGCTTCGTGGCGAAGGTGCGGGCTCGGCCGGCGTCGCGCGATTGGGCGCGCCGTTGGAGCGAGCTCGAGCGTCGGGTCGAGGGTCGGTTGCGTCGCGGTCTGGCGGAGGCCGAGGGGATTTTTGAAGGGCAGGCGATGGCGCTGTTGCCGCGCGCGCTGCCGAAGGACGCGACGGTGATGTTTGCCAATTCGATGCCGGTGCGTGATGCGGAATATCTCTGGCCGGCCAACGATTGCGGCCACGCTGTGCACTGCAATCGCGGCGCGAATGGAATCGACGGCACGCTGTCGACGGCGATTGGCCTGGCGCATCGTGGCGCGCCGACCGTGCTCGTGACGGGCGATCTCGCGCTGTTGCACGACACGAACGGCTTTCTGCTCGCGCGTGAGCTGCGCGGCAGCCTGACGGTGGTGCTGATCAACAACGACGGCGGTGGCATTTTCGGACATTTGCCGGTGGCGCAATTCGAGCCGCCGTTCGAGCGGTTCTTCGCGACGCCGCAGTCGGTCGATTTCGCCAAGCTGTGTGCGACGTATGGTGTCGGTCACACGCTGGTGCGCGACTGGCGGCATTTCGAACGGTTGCTTGCGAAGCTGCCGTCGCGCGGCGTGCGCGTGCTCGAGGTGCGCACGGACCGGAAGCGGGACGCGGCGACGCGCAAGGCGCTGTTCGCGGCGGCGGCGCGGTGA
- a CDS encoding acylphosphatase, which yields MAEVHHESVFFSGHVQGVGFRYQTLQVAKGFEVSGFVRNLPDGRVQLEAEGEKAEVAAFVGAVQEHLAGYIRKTERTAGRRVAQFSGFTIR from the coding sequence ATGGCCGAGGTGCATCACGAGAGCGTCTTCTTTTCCGGTCACGTGCAGGGCGTGGGTTTCCGTTATCAGACCTTGCAGGTGGCCAAGGGATTCGAGGTCTCCGGCTTCGTGCGCAATCTCCCGGACGGTCGCGTGCAGCTCGAGGCCGAGGGGGAAAAGGCGGAGGTGGCCGCGTTCGTCGGCGCCGTGCAGGAGCATCTCGCGGGTTACATCCGGAAGACGGAGCGGACGGCGGGGCGGCGCGTCGCGCAGTTTTCCGGCTTCACGATTCGCTGA
- a CDS encoding Glu/Leu/Phe/Val dehydrogenase, with amino-acid sequence MSLAKSIYTSPVFLQACNQFDAAADILGMEAGVRERTKVPRRTLTVSLPVRMDDGRVMTFEGYRVQHNISTGPAKGGIRFHQDVSLGEVAALAMWMSWKCSLVGLPFGGAKGGVVVNARDMSTGELERLSRRYMQEIATFIGPNLDIPAPDVGTNEQVMAWMMDTYSNHVGHYDPGVITGKPIALGGSLGRREATGEGVAWFTKAYLTDLGIKPADTTVIIQGFGNVGSETALALAAWGAKVIGISDFTGGIYNQAGINLKDALAYAATNKSLQGYKGGASLTNDELLVQPCTVLIPAALERVITEKNAGQLKCRVIAEGANGPTTNEADKILAERGDIELIPDVLCNSGGVIVSYFEWLQNQSAYYWSKEEVFEKLHRMLAKAKASVDETKAKYKCSRRTAALVLGIARVAEAKAKRGLFP; translated from the coding sequence ATGTCCCTTGCCAAAAGCATCTACACCTCGCCTGTCTTTCTCCAGGCCTGTAATCAATTCGACGCTGCCGCCGACATCCTCGGCATGGAAGCGGGCGTGCGCGAGCGCACCAAAGTGCCGCGCCGCACGCTGACCGTCAGCCTCCCCGTCCGCATGGACGACGGCCGCGTGATGACCTTCGAAGGTTACCGCGTGCAGCACAACATCTCCACCGGTCCCGCCAAAGGCGGCATCCGCTTCCACCAGGACGTCTCGCTCGGCGAAGTCGCCGCCCTCGCCATGTGGATGAGCTGGAAATGCTCCCTCGTCGGCCTGCCCTTCGGCGGCGCCAAGGGCGGCGTGGTCGTCAATGCCCGCGACATGTCCACCGGCGAACTCGAGCGCCTGTCCCGCCGTTACATGCAGGAAATCGCGACCTTCATCGGACCGAACCTCGACATCCCGGCACCCGACGTCGGCACCAACGAACAGGTCATGGCGTGGATGATGGACACCTATTCCAACCACGTCGGCCACTACGACCCGGGCGTCATCACCGGCAAACCCATCGCGCTCGGCGGCTCCCTCGGCCGGCGCGAGGCCACCGGCGAAGGCGTCGCCTGGTTCACCAAGGCCTACCTCACCGACCTCGGCATCAAGCCCGCCGACACCACCGTGATCATCCAGGGCTTCGGCAACGTCGGCAGCGAGACCGCCCTCGCCCTCGCCGCATGGGGTGCGAAAGTCATCGGCATCTCCGACTTCACCGGCGGCATCTACAACCAGGCCGGCATCAACCTGAAGGACGCCCTCGCCTACGCCGCCACCAACAAATCCCTCCAAGGCTACAAGGGCGGCGCCTCGCTCACGAACGACGAACTCCTCGTGCAGCCCTGCACCGTCCTCATCCCCGCCGCCCTCGAACGCGTCATCACCGAAAAGAACGCCGGCCAGCTCAAGTGCCGCGTCATCGCCGAAGGCGCCAACGGCCCGACGACCAACGAAGCCGACAAGATCCTCGCCGAGCGCGGCGACATCGAGCTCATCCCCGACGTGCTCTGCAACTCCGGCGGTGTCATCGTCTCCTACTTCGAGTGGCTGCAAAACCAGTCCGCCTATTACTGGTCGAAGGAGGAAGTCTTCGAGAAACTCCACCGCATGCTCGCCAAGGCGAAGGCGTCCGTCGACGAGACGAAGGCCAAATACAAGTGCTCGCGCCGCACCGCCGCCCTCGTGCTCGGCATCGCCCGCGTCGCCGAAGCCAAGGCCAAGCGCGGCCTGTTCCCGTAA